A DNA window from Zingiber officinale cultivar Zhangliang chromosome 3A, Zo_v1.1, whole genome shotgun sequence contains the following coding sequences:
- the LOC122054241 gene encoding RING-H2 finger protein ATL8-like gives MRSPVRLLSSEAEPPSTLPFDSDVVVILAVLLCALLCVVGLALFARCAWLHHSVTSSARIPFPASSNKGLKMKVIRALPTLSFNSSSTSVAGGIVLLDCPICLAEFSDGELVRVLPQCGHGFHAKCVDTWFRSQSSCPTCRRILAVAAPLRCQQCGANSGAGAKLHDGGASSTFLP, from the coding sequence ATGCGTTCTCCGGTGAGGTTACTGTCGTCGGAGGCGGAGCCGCCGAGTACCCTCCCCTTCGACTCTGACGTCGTTGTCATCCTCGCCGTCCTCCTCTGCGCCCTCCTCTGTGTCGTCGGACTCGCCCTCTTCGCTCGCTGCGCCTGGCTACATCACTCGGTTACCTCATCGGCCCGCATCCCCTTCCCTGCTTCGTCCAACAAGGGCCTCAAGATGAAAGTCATCCGAGCGCTCCCCACGCTCTCTTTCAACTCCTCCTCCACCTCTGTTGCGGGTGGCATCGTGCTGCTCGACTGCCCCATCTGCCTCGCCGAGTTCTCTGACGGTGAGCTCGTCCGCGTCCTGCCCCAGTGTGGCCACGGCTTCCACGCCAAGTGCGTTGACACCTGGTTTCGGTCCCAATCCTCCTGCCCCACCTGCAGACGGATCCTGGCGGTCGCCGCCCCGCTGCGGTGCCAGCAGTGCGGCGCCAACTCCGGCGCCGGCGCTAAGCTGCACGATGGGGGCGCATCCAGTACGTTCCTGCCCTAA
- the LOC122050889 gene encoding collagen alpha-2(XI) chain-like: MNPRSQVTAAAVAYGQAVIDLVNAVSVGPTDATGPVGLTGLTGPSGETGPTGATGPRGATGPAGPAGRDGRDGSTGPTGPPGAVGATGPRGATGPSGPIGATGPTGATGPAGPGGAVLDLIGDVNGKVAVMMDDMIDTAGISVWFHLNNCWKLASRFKPCLVTGPVQNRFDFVGWDQISILLSIGTIAKGAALLHQEGAREVYACSTHAVFRRTG; encoded by the exons ATGAATCCACGTTCTCAAGTAACAGCCGCGGCTGTAGCTTATGGGCAAGCTGTCATCGATTTAGTTAATGCCGTTTCTGTCGGTCCTACCGATGCCACCGGACCTGTCGGTCTCACCGGCCTTACTGGTCCTTCCGGCGAGACTGGTCCCACCGGTGCAACCGGCCCCCGCGGCGCCACCGGCCCCGCCGGCCCTGCCGGCCGTGATGGCCGTGACGGCTCAACCGGACCAACCGGCCCCCCCGGCGCTGTAGGCGCCACCGGCCCCCGCGGTGCCACCGGCCCATCCGGCCCCATCGGCGCTACTGGCCCTACCGGCGCTACCGGCCCTGCCGGCCCCGGCGGAGCT GTTTTGGATCTGATCGGTGATGTTAATGGAAAAGTTGCTGTGATGATGGATGACATGATAGATACTGCTG GCATCTCTGTTTGGTTTCATCTAAATAACTGTTGGAAGTTGGCTTCAAGGTTTAAGCCGTGCTTGGTTACTGGTCCTGTACAGAACAG ATTTGATTTTGTTGGTTGGgatcagattagcattttactaAGCATAGGTACGATTGCGAAGGGTGCAGCACTATTACATCAAGAAGGGGCAAGGGAGGTTTATGCTTGCAGCACACATGCTGTCTTTAG AAGAACTGGTTAA
- the LOC122050888 gene encoding uncharacterized protein LOC122050888 yields MVSKMKCCIRQIEHLNPSGASEQDILTRAKMLFAEDPKYTMDFKFDHVRNILKDIEKFGTDTMNTASMKSPQQNANVGSSKQQFFKEAFHTPSSPCVSAFDLNITDSDNSVTSNKRPPGVKNAKMKKKNDEQIAKRNGESYS; encoded by the exons ATGG TATCCAAAATGAAATGTTGCATTCGACAAATCGAACATCTCAATCCTAGTGGAGCATCGGAACAAGATATT TTAACTCGTGCCAAAATGTTATTTGCAGAAGACCCAAAATACACAATGGATTTCAAATTTGACCATGTCCGAAATATACTCAAAGACATTGAAAAATTTGGCACTGACACTATGAATACTGCATCCATGAAATCGCCACAACAAAATGCTAATGTTGGTTCATCTAAACAACAATTCTTCAAGGAAGCATTTCATACACCTTCATCTCCTTGTGTGTCTGCTTTTGATCTTAATATCACTGATTCAGATAACAGTGTTACTTCTAATAAACGACCTCCAGGGGTGAAAAAtgcaaaaatgaagaaaaagaatgaTGAACAAATTGCAAAG cgGAATGGGGAGTCATATTCCTGA
- the LOC122053394 gene encoding proline-rich protein 27-like: MDRSLDCSRRRAAIACVVASTAFSAAAFAYATDAPVGDLAAAAAHAAALGYAADEAANAAIEATYAAYEPVGNPAAAAAYAAAVAAAFTADHPVGDPAAAVVDGDDPAAAAAPVNNSPLPTPTRRPRSSQQPPPPADPSTTTM, from the coding sequence ATGGATCGCAGCCTAGATTGCAGCCGCCGCCGCGCCGCCATCGCCTGCGTAGTTGCATCCACGGCCTTCTCAGCTGCCGCCTTTGCCTACGCAACTGACGCCCCTGTCGGCGACCTAGCTGCCGCCGCCGCCCACGCTGCCGCTTTGGGCTACGCAGCCGACGAAGCGGCCAACGCAGCCATCGAAGCGACCTACGCAGCTTACGAGCCCGTCGGCAACCCAGCTGCCGCCGCGGCCTACGCAGCTGCCGTCGCGGCGGCATTTACAGCTGACCATCCCGTCGGTGACCCAGCTGCTGCCGTCGTCGACGGGGACGaccccgccgccgccgccgctcccGTCAACAACTCCCCCCTGCCGACCCCGACCCGCCGACCCCGATCCAGTCAACAACCCCCGCCCCCCGCCGATCCGTCAACAACGACAATGTAA